One window from the genome of Paenibacillus azoreducens encodes:
- the selD gene encoding selenide, water dikinase SelD, producing MDSEFDIKLTSLSSKGGCGCKIGPADLSQVLRDLPPAEPNPNLLVGLDTSDDAGVYKLNDELALVQTLDFFTPIVDDPYSFGQIAAANAISDIYAMGAKPLTVLNIVAFPISTLDKRILTAILRGAADKVKEAGATLVGGHSIDDKEPKFGLAVTGLVHPDKVRSNAGAKVGDKIILTKPIGVGIMTTSIKKGQLSPEEITRVTQVMSTLNKKAAEVMEAYDVHACTDVTGFGLMGHSLEMAKGSGVEIRIRKDDVPVLPRVRELAEQGFVPGGSKNNYAHVKDDVRFPEQMDQIDRYILCDAVTSGGLLISVGADEADALLQELVTSGVEAKMIGEVTAGTTGQIVIE from the coding sequence ATGGATTCCGAATTCGATATCAAATTAACTTCCCTATCCAGCAAAGGAGGCTGCGGATGCAAGATCGGTCCGGCGGACTTGAGTCAAGTCCTGCGCGATCTGCCGCCTGCGGAACCGAATCCGAATCTGCTGGTCGGCCTCGATACAAGCGATGATGCGGGGGTGTACAAGCTGAATGATGAGCTGGCCCTGGTGCAAACGCTGGATTTCTTTACTCCGATCGTCGATGATCCGTATTCCTTCGGCCAAATTGCCGCAGCGAATGCAATCAGCGACATTTACGCCATGGGCGCGAAGCCGTTGACGGTATTAAATATTGTTGCATTTCCGATTTCAACCTTGGATAAGCGGATCCTTACCGCAATCTTGCGCGGAGCGGCCGATAAAGTGAAGGAAGCCGGCGCCACGCTGGTAGGCGGGCATTCCATCGACGACAAAGAACCGAAGTTCGGTTTAGCGGTCACGGGTCTTGTCCATCCTGATAAAGTGCGGAGCAATGCGGGCGCCAAAGTCGGGGACAAAATCATTCTCACGAAACCGATTGGCGTCGGCATCATGACGACTTCCATCAAAAAGGGCCAGCTTTCGCCTGAAGAAATCACCCGTGTCACTCAGGTCATGTCCACCTTGAATAAAAAAGCGGCTGAAGTGATGGAGGCATATGACGTGCATGCCTGCACCGATGTAACCGGATTTGGCCTCATGGGCCATTCGCTTGAAATGGCGAAAGGAAGCGGCGTGGAAATCCGCATCCGCAAGGATGACGTTCCTGTTCTTCCGCGCGTGCGCGAATTGGCCGAGCAAGGCTTTGTGCCGGGCGGTTCCAAAAACAATTACGCCCATGTGAAAGACGACGTCCGTTTTCCGGAACAAATGGATCAAATCGATCGTTATATTCTGTGCGATGCGGTGACTTCCGGCGGCCTGTTGATTTCGGTTGGCGCGGATGAAGCGGATGCATTGCTGCAGGAATTGGTGACTTCCGGCGTCGAAGCCAAAATGATTGGCGAGGTAACCGCAGGCACAACCGGACAAATTGTAATCGAATAA
- the mnmH gene encoding tRNA 2-selenouridine(34) synthase MnmH has translation MFQDISIEKLNELRGKNDITVIDVRSPSEFADATIPGSINIPFFTDEERAEIGTIYKQVSTQTAKERGLEIMSAKLPAFVKRFAEIPGNKAVFCWRGGMRSRTTATVLSLMGIHVYRLNGGYRAFRRWAVETLANMDLSPRVIVLHGNTGTGKTEILKRLKEKGYPVIDLEGLAGHRGSIFGGIGLKSHNQKTFDSLLLEEILRYRTEPYILIEAESKRIGKVVLPEFLIEKKEQGPHILLEAPKALRVANILMDYRPEEHAEKSLQAFRQIKSRIHVPIAKEIEASMLMQRYDRAVELLLEYYYDPRYAYTSSIYGDDFAKHPIRFETMDEAVEKVEQHIKELVLKAGIESKVQTGIG, from the coding sequence ATGTTTCAGGACATTTCGATCGAGAAATTGAACGAACTTCGTGGTAAAAACGATATCACGGTAATCGATGTACGCTCGCCTTCCGAATTTGCGGATGCAACCATACCGGGGAGTATTAACATTCCTTTTTTTACGGATGAAGAACGGGCCGAAATCGGTACGATATACAAGCAGGTGAGCACGCAGACCGCCAAAGAGCGAGGCCTTGAAATCATGTCTGCCAAATTGCCCGCCTTTGTAAAAAGGTTTGCGGAGATTCCGGGCAATAAGGCTGTATTTTGCTGGCGGGGAGGCATGCGGAGCCGGACGACGGCCACTGTGCTGTCTTTGATGGGGATTCATGTTTACCGTCTTAACGGAGGCTATCGCGCTTTTCGGAGATGGGCAGTCGAGACGCTTGCCAATATGGATTTATCGCCGCGTGTTATTGTTTTGCATGGCAATACCGGCACAGGGAAAACGGAAATTTTAAAAAGATTAAAAGAAAAAGGATACCCGGTAATCGACCTGGAAGGTTTGGCCGGACACAGAGGTTCCATATTCGGCGGGATCGGGCTCAAAAGCCATAATCAGAAAACTTTTGATTCGCTGCTGCTGGAAGAAATTTTGCGTTACCGCACTGAGCCGTATATTTTGATTGAAGCGGAGAGCAAGCGGATCGGGAAAGTGGTTTTGCCGGAGTTCCTGATTGAGAAAAAGGAGCAGGGGCCTCATATTTTGCTGGAGGCGCCAAAGGCGCTGCGGGTAGCGAATATTTTGATGGATTACCGACCTGAGGAACATGCGGAGAAGAGCCTGCAAGCTTTCCGGCAAATAAAGTCGCGTATTCATGTGCCTATTGCCAAAGAAATCGAAGCAAGCATGTTAATGCAGCGTTATGACAGGGCTGTAGAGCTTTTGCTGGAATATTATTACGATCCGCGGTATGCGTATACATCCAGCATTTACGGGGATGATTTTGCCAAACATCCGATCAGGTTCGAAACCATGGACGAAGCCGTGGAAAAGGTGGAACAGCACATCAAGGAATTGGTTCTAAAAGCAGGCATAGAAAGCAAGGTTCAAACCGGCATAGGTTGA
- a CDS encoding serine hydrolase domain-containing protein — protein sequence MLKSTIHSFLNDHAENFNGTVLVSRHGRILYQEAFGFANLEWSVPNTITTKFRIGSVTKSITALGILMLSEEKRIRLSDNVDQYIPGFAERTREITLTHLLNHTSGIGNITMQPDFALKSLASHSVDDLVEWIFSLPAESKPGEKFSYSNSGYILLGKIIESVSGLSFAEFLDKKIFSPAGMQNSTLDSNAILLNKASGYEVTPVGDLQNASYIDMSNAYSAGGIVSTAEDLHLLNSALDSGKLLSGEMLNQLFAVEPDPYRYGWNISKTSSGQPIAFHHGGINGYTASFMKLLEQGAVVIVLSNVSTLLTSTLAGVIVDALEKANAEN from the coding sequence ATGTTGAAATCAACCATACATTCTTTTTTAAATGATCATGCGGAAAACTTTAACGGAACTGTCCTAGTATCGCGCCATGGACGGATCTTGTATCAAGAAGCTTTTGGCTTCGCTAATCTCGAATGGAGCGTTCCAAATACGATCACTACCAAGTTTCGTATTGGTTCGGTTACCAAATCGATTACAGCGCTTGGCATTCTGATGCTGTCCGAAGAAAAGCGGATCCGGCTGAGCGATAACGTGGATCAATATATTCCGGGATTTGCTGAGCGAACCCGCGAAATCACGCTTACCCATCTGCTCAATCACACGTCAGGAATCGGGAATATAACGATGCAGCCTGATTTTGCTTTAAAATCCCTAGCATCGCATTCGGTCGATGATCTGGTAGAGTGGATTTTCTCCCTCCCCGCCGAATCGAAGCCAGGCGAGAAATTCAGCTATTCGAATTCCGGCTATATTCTGCTCGGAAAGATCATTGAAAGCGTAAGCGGGTTATCTTTTGCGGAGTTTTTGGATAAGAAAATTTTCAGCCCCGCAGGCATGCAAAATTCGACACTTGATTCGAATGCCATTCTGTTAAATAAAGCTAGCGGTTATGAAGTCACTCCCGTAGGAGATCTGCAGAACGCCTCATATATCGATATGTCCAATGCCTATTCGGCCGGCGGCATCGTCTCTACGGCTGAGGATTTGCATTTGCTAAACTCCGCACTTGATAGCGGCAAGCTATTGTCCGGAGAAATGCTGAACCAACTTTTTGCAGTGGAACCCGATCCTTACCGCTATGGCTGGAATATTTCAAAAACATCGTCCGGACAGCCTATAGCATTCCACCACGGCGGCATTAACGGCTATACGGCCTCCTTTATGAAACTGCTGGAACAGGGCGCTGTCGTGATCGTGCTTAGCAATGTTTCAACTTTGCTGACCTCAACGCTGGCAGGCGTCATTGTGGATGCATTGGAAAAAGCGAATGCCGAAAATTAA
- a CDS encoding MGDG synthase family glycosyltransferase produces the protein MRKKRVLILSEGFGSGHTQAGYALAAGMKKMNPNIHTKVIELGSFLNPNVAPWIMSAYRLTINSNPGLVGLLYRKQHDKPLSKLTTMALHRIFYHQTAKVIQHLRPDLIVTTHPIPTTIISRLKAAGLNIPLFTIITDYDAHASWMSSRVDRFLVSTENVRQLLLERGVSRENVRVTGIPVHPEFWSAEDKSTVRRKLNIKDMPTVLIMGGGWGLVANEQLEQLVRWKDKVQLVFCLGNNQKLLDKMKSDPKFQHEHIVLMGHTREISKWMDAANLLITKPGGMTCTEALAKGLPMLFCESLPGQEEMNRDYFVRRGYGEAMENEGVLQQWLSKIASNEPILFKRSFQSFFFDSNGQDYYNPSRCASEVVQLLDYPQQQSNMIAAHGIPVGI, from the coding sequence GTGCGCAAGAAAAGAGTATTAATTTTATCAGAAGGTTTTGGAAGCGGACATACCCAGGCAGGTTATGCTTTGGCGGCAGGCATGAAAAAGATGAATCCGAATATTCATACTAAAGTCATCGAGCTCGGTTCCTTCTTGAATCCAAACGTCGCTCCTTGGATTATGTCGGCATACCGCTTAACGATAAACTCCAATCCGGGCCTTGTCGGACTGCTTTATCGAAAACAACATGATAAACCGTTAAGCAAATTGACCACGATGGCTTTGCACCGGATTTTCTACCATCAGACGGCAAAAGTCATCCAGCATTTGCGTCCGGATTTGATCGTCACCACACATCCGATCCCGACTACAATCATATCCAGATTGAAGGCTGCCGGTCTGAATATTCCGCTTTTTACCATCATTACGGATTATGACGCCCACGCTTCCTGGATGAGCTCCCGGGTTGACCGTTTCCTCGTTTCGACGGAAAACGTGCGCCAACTGCTGCTGGAACGCGGCGTCAGCCGTGAAAACGTACGGGTAACCGGTATCCCGGTGCATCCGGAATTCTGGTCTGCCGAGGATAAATCTACCGTCCGCAGAAAACTGAACATCAAAGATATGCCCACGGTTCTCATTATGGGCGGCGGCTGGGGACTCGTAGCCAACGAGCAGCTTGAACAGTTGGTCCGTTGGAAAGATAAAGTCCAACTCGTGTTCTGTCTCGGAAATAACCAAAAACTGCTCGATAAAATGAAAAGCGACCCGAAATTCCAGCATGAACATATTGTGCTGATGGGCCATACCCGCGAAATCAGCAAATGGATGGACGCTGCCAATCTTCTCATTACAAAACCCGGGGGAATGACATGCACCGAGGCGCTCGCCAAAGGGCTGCCGATGCTGTTCTGTGAATCCCTGCCCGGTCAGGAAGAGATGAACCGTGATTATTTCGTAAGACGGGGTTATGGTGAAGCGATGGAAAATGAAGGCGTGCTGCAACAATGGCTCAGCAAGATTGCTTCCAATGAACCTATCTTATTTAAGCGAAGCTTCCAGTCTTTCTTCTTCGACTCAAACGGTCAAGATTATTACAACCCGAGCCGCTGCGCTTCCGAAGTTGTCCAGCTTCTCGATTATCCGCAGCAGCAATCCAATATGATCGCTGCGCACGGTATTCCGGTTGGCATATAA
- a CDS encoding DUF1835 domain-containing protein, whose protein sequence is MQERLDRLNTADDGMRKYTLYRMMERCEKELQGGKHAPLAEDIFRIVDELLRQEQERLDQEINVHVVFAPSAAGSMKVALSGCGRRLESRVIHWEDWFSYGPIRQIHEEHGRLQRDRWMEERLNHAMFGKLMNREHQLEAVIKELANIPENRRIYLWCGDNAHEQISLRLAMYVLNGKENPIHIMNVTQLYQEIEHKYEPEVDPHYVALLPLETLQEMIGRIDAVPPVDESTNKALVADWMRLAKTTDTLRIWKNGEIVGLEEDAFDTQIMNTIRELQQSGDLEFARDGYVRAGRVAAELFDRQIFDSHQYIEYRFWHLISTDQLKFNGIPYALYLYSVKIP, encoded by the coding sequence ATGCAAGAAAGACTGGATCGGTTGAATACCGCAGATGATGGCATGAGAAAATATACACTTTACCGGATGATGGAACGGTGCGAAAAAGAGCTGCAGGGAGGAAAACATGCTCCGCTGGCGGAAGACATTTTTCGCATCGTAGACGAGCTTTTGCGTCAGGAGCAGGAACGGCTGGATCAGGAAATCAACGTTCATGTTGTGTTCGCGCCTTCAGCTGCCGGTTCGATGAAAGTAGCCCTGAGCGGGTGTGGCAGAAGGCTGGAAAGCAGGGTCATCCATTGGGAAGACTGGTTTTCCTATGGACCCATTCGGCAAATTCATGAGGAGCACGGCCGGCTTCAGCGGGATCGCTGGATGGAAGAGAGGCTGAACCATGCCATGTTTGGAAAATTGATGAACCGTGAGCATCAGCTCGAGGCTGTCATCAAGGAGCTGGCCAATATCCCGGAAAACCGCCGGATTTATCTGTGGTGCGGTGATAACGCCCATGAGCAGATATCGCTCAGACTTGCTATGTACGTGTTAAACGGTAAGGAAAACCCAATACATATCATGAATGTGACCCAATTATATCAAGAAATCGAGCATAAATATGAGCCGGAGGTTGATCCACATTATGTAGCTCTGTTGCCTTTGGAGACGCTGCAAGAGATGATTGGCCGGATAGATGCTGTTCCCCCTGTAGATGAATCAACCAACAAGGCATTGGTTGCCGATTGGATGAGGCTGGCGAAGACAACAGACACGCTGCGTATATGGAAAAACGGCGAGATAGTCGGCCTCGAAGAAGACGCTTTTGACACCCAAATTATGAACACGATCCGAGAACTGCAGCAATCGGGTGATTTAGAGTTTGCACGGGACGGATATGTAAGAGCCGGTCGTGTTGCAGCAGAGCTGTTCGACCGCCAAATTTTTGACAGCCACCAATATATCGAATACCGATTTTGGCATCTGATCAGTACGGATCAGCTTAAGTTTAACGGGATACCGTATGCGCTATATTTATATAGCGTAAAAATTCCGTAA